The Danio rerio strain Tuebingen ecotype United States chromosome 19, GRCz12tu, whole genome shotgun sequence genome includes the window aatccatatcggtgcatccctagttacCAAACTcatcgctgtttactgagtgtaaccacagattcAGGGACACTGGAGGTACGTGGAGATCAGCCAGTTTGTTTATGAGCTGACATACAAGTGATTTTGGTGTCATCCAAAACTTTGGTTGCTCACCAAACAAATGGACAGAGACCAGTGACGACTAGTGGCTTGACTGAAAAATAAACTAAAGGCAACTAAtgacccgtttccactgagtgattTGGctcggtacacttttatggccgtttccactgtcaaagggtaccaaaaagcaaattgtaccataccacttttttgataccctttgcaaagggtacgtAGCACGACAAACAGGTACCAAAATGCGAAGCAAGATtcacagctgaacgctattggtttacagagatatgtcactcGCTCGTGCACAAGCTAggagaaacaaaacaaaggaaccaccatttttaaaaacacagccaagacattacaccattgtaatatataaataataacaagccatagtcgacccgagctcaaacaaacccgTCGTCATCTtcatgaacagccacaaagccaagaagaacaaaatctgctgtgtcctgttgttgttttacaagcTCGTTTAAAAGTGTGAGCAGTTTCTCTTTCTCGTGTGCGCTCACCGCATGTCTATATTGTCAGTTTAATTTTTCAATGCGGACTGCTATTATGTAGCGTGAAGAATTTCAAATCACTCACTAATTAGGATGTTGCCAATGTAGGTAGTAGATATCAAGGACGTTCGTACACCATGTAATGCAATAGTGCTGTTTTCACAAGACGGTTATGGCGCATTTAacagtcatcataatcttaaatccttgaaagtgtttaatattttgattttaaaaacctatttacaTTAATATGTATTACATCAACTTTtcatcaaaatacaaaaaaaaaaaaaacgctttagTGCTTGAGCAAGGTATTTCTAATGAAGCTTTATGGGGCAAGAGAGTAAATCTGacattgttctctcttctggctgttGTTATCAGTCTCAAACAATTTCTGAAATTcttgattttcttttattattttagcaaataggGTTGTAAAAAATGATCTGTTGTACTCTCCCATACAAATcggaaatgtaaaaagggtccataatgTTTACCTTTAGATAAATGACTGCAGATGTGCCATATCCCTCCATAGAGTAGAGCTGCAGATCTCCCTGGAAGTATTTAGCATAGAGACGAGAGATAGGAAGACCATAGCCAAAACCAgcctgagacaaaaaaaaaaaaaaaaaattgtacaaggAGAAatttttacaactgtattacATCACTAATCTGGTGTAAACAACAATGCATGCTGTAGGTTCTGCTAATTAATAATCTTCAAGATTACATATTCTTTAAAAACAAGACTGTGGATCAAAGTTTTGGTAAAAGATTACACAGCAGAGGCTATCTGCAAACATTACATTCAAATAGACAACCAAGCTTCATACCAGGGGAGCATTGCGAGTGTCTTCAGCCACAGGACTCGGCGCAGTTGAATACATGTAGCTAAAAAGTCGTTCAATTTTCCTCAAAGGAACTCCACTGCCTCTGTCAGACATCTAACAAAGCAGAAGAATAATCACAAACATGCTTTGGCCTCTGCTACAGCCAGTATGCAGCGAGTTAAAACAGAGATTAAATATTCAACTTTTGGTGAACCATGAGTGTAAACACACATAGACGTTAATAGTCACCTTAATAGTCAGATCTTCTGTTCCTAGAGAAACTCTCACTTTGATTGGTGGGAGATGAAGGCTGGTCTCGTGGGTTTCCACAGTTGCTCTCATTGCATTCTGTTTTGGAGAATGAAATCCATTACTCTCAAATGCAGAGATCATGTCATTACAAATTCAAGACTTtcttccaaaaaacaaaacaaaaggagaCGTTTTGCTGAATGTTCATGCTACTCTTTTCCATTTAGTGACATTATGTTGGCCTCGTAGGAAGTCCCACCCAAAAATGACGCGCATAATAAGGGTGCATCTTAACTAAATATCTTCCTATCTTCCTCccatccaaatatatatatatatggatggatggatggatagatagatagatgcatacatattttatatatttttttccaaccaATTAAAATATAGTTGACCAAGTCGTTTCCATCAATTGCTCAATTATGAAGGTGTTGCTGAAAAATTAGCTTCCAACAGTCTGTACAACTTGAgcatcattttttatgtattctaAACCCAAACAGCAGCTCTGAATAAGTGGCAGAGATTCTGCAGTTTTcaacaagtcaaatttaagactttttaagaccattatgacttAAATCTTAGGCAGAGTGCTAAAATTGGAATAGATTTTTAGGGCGTACTCAAAATATGTACACTTGCCTtaaaccaggccaaagcacgcctGTCCCCCCTCTCATCTCCCCCAATGGCCCGCACTCgtattacattcgggcctgggcacgcttacgtcattgatgatgtgctgttcagtaagcgctttctCTCCGCACAGcagttctttagttatatcggttTAGTCGTTTGaaatgcagtgacacacagtcgaACATTTccctgaacagatcagccacttttgacgctcataaacaatcataaagtcctcgtgctgcaggaattaggaggtttgctaaaggcgcagctgtggtgcagtgaggggtttgcatctttaataaactactacagtttgtgttcattgaacagtaagaatgtttaataaatccatatgaaacagtcccttaaaagtcacgtctcgcttacGGTTTCGAGCtcagtgaaccgtgcctgagcccgttccgggaaatgggcctgggcacggttcggatagcatagtgtgagtaggcccttatttAACCTGTCAaaaattctaatttatttaattcttattcacacttttttaacataatttttctttttcccaattatcaagttttaaaaactataacaggcaaaaaaaattgttaagttaaaaaaagttaaataaaaaaaaaaggaaaaaaaaacacacacacacacacacacacacacacacacacacacacacacacacacacacacacacacacacacacacatacagtaataaactaaatgtatgctccGCATGGAGTCTACAGTAGGTGAATGTCCCCACCAGGTAGTTATAAATAGATTAAACAATTGTTGTAAAGAAGATAATTAAacagtattgttttaagtattGAACCATTAAAATTCTAAAATCAAACCATATTGTTATAAAACTAAATGCTCtcaaatgtattgtttaatttGTTGTGTTTGGATATCTTTGAAATTAATTGTGATGGGATGGGTGTTGgtctgattgggtagctttacatggacgtTGGAAAAAACAATTGGAATTGGAAagacaaatttaaaacaatttaagacctacaacacaatttcAGTGATGTTTTAAGGTCTAAAATGTAGATTTTGaaatttaggacattttaagaCCTGCGGGACACCCTGAGTGGACTAAAATCATAAGACATCGAAAATTTCAGAAATTTCATTAGAGCTTGCATATATTCTTATTTCACAATTAATTACAGTACAACAACAATctgttaaatatttttgcatttaaactatTGAACCGCATGAATACATTCCTTGCACTTCTGTTTGTACAAGACTATAATTGTGTGTGAGTTATAGCTTGTGCTATAAAATAATTCAAGTACCTTGAAAAGCTCAAAGAGCATGTGGTAGAGATGAGAAGGCACATAAACTATATGTATAGGGTCACTGGGTCCTTTAACTGCAAAAGAAACAACAGATATATCGATTTAGTTACAGGCATGCAAACCATAACGCAAGGCAATAACATGCATGCCTATATAAACGTTATTGTTTAAGAATGCAGTACAGAAATCAATATCGGCACATGCTGCTCAATCTAGTCAGCTATAAAGTACACGACAAAGGTTATGCTGGCTAATTTGTTTCTTTATGTTGGTGAAACGGTGCTCATTCAGCCTTGTCGCTTCTCTGTACTTTGTTTAATAGTACACTGAGAAGATAAACAGAGATTGTGCCAATATGTTAGCATTATGCAACCAAGTACACAGTTTTTATTATGCAGTATATTACACAGTGATGATAAGATAAAACGAGCTATTTCTGTCCGCatggatgagttattaaaattactaCCTGAAgtggttgtgtgtttttgttattaaatcattcaaatacaCAAAGCTAGACTTGCTACTATCATTCCACACAAtaaatatacagggtgggccatttatatggatacatcttaataaaatgggaatggttggtgatattaacgtcctgtttgtggcacattagtatatgtgagggggcaaacttttcaagatgggtgatgaccattttgaagtcggccatcttggatccaacttttgttttttcaataagaaaagggtcatttgacacatcaaacttaatgGGAATTTTTCAAGAAGAACAATGTTTTAACAtagctttattctttcatgagttatttacaagtttctgaccacatataaaatgtgttcaatgtgctgcccattgtgttggattgtcaatgtctcttctcccactcttcacacactgatagcaacaccccaggagaaatgccagcacaggcttccagtatgcGTAGACCCCGttaacactaatgcgttttagttttaaaacggcgttttagaatgaaaacgatccgcgtccacacgtacgttttacccagcgtttctgaactgctctccgtccacaccaaaacgctgaaaacgcacatcacgtgaccacacacacactctcgggcaagcgctgcagccaatctacccagatgagagctctgctagtcgtactgctcatcaagcatcttcgctggatctaatctcgctatatttgctaaacgtgatatttcattcatgttgttgtctttatctaacgacatattccctgactttggtcattggaatctattacttgttcacaggtaacttgttttgttaagcgcaaagataaattaatgattaatccatgtacattgactgatcgcttgcctttatttcctacaatgtataaacttattatgttatacttttataatggccattatcgatgattaaaactgatattcagcaaaagagagggtgtgtttcgtattttcactgacattgaaaggagacagttgttatcggctccgttttgttataaatttccacacagtgaagatgacgctcatatatgcagcacaacgcctcaacatttctgctgtctgtttagttgctaatattaaaaagaaaataggcagttcattaaatcatgtttacattttattgttgagaaagtgaaagaacaaagccagggtgatgtgaatgaagttataaactAACgttacactgttccctttgaagatttacgcgtgtcttcggtatgttttccatatcaaactgagaagggggagactgcagacttgatcaaacttgcgcagtctgaacttacaagaagaggatgcgagactgaactgtgtgtgtgggctacttaatattgaggaaaagccccaatcagataggcgaacgtcggcagccccgcctccgttttcagatgtctccgtcttttcccatccacactgagacggagcagcagcgttttagaatgaaaacgacctctccagcgtttccaaaacgctccgttttcggctcttgagaactccggcgtagtgtggatagatggcgtaaccgtagcaaaacttatgcgtttttaaacaaaaacgcattagtgtaaatggggccgtagtttcaggtgctgcacaccttgtatcttcacaccatagacaattgccttcagatgaccccaaagataagTCTAAGAAGGTCAGATCAGGAGACCTTCGGagccattcaactggcccacgatGACCAATATCAACGACGACCAATATTAAACTAAACCTCCTGAATACAGCATATCTAGAGTGAAAATCCAAAAGGCTTCCTGTTGTAACAGCAATTTATTAAGATCTCTTCCCCACCCCCGCACCCCGACATGGGAACTTAACATCTTCAATCCCTATGTATTATAGAGCGGACACAGAATGTGCGGAACCGGACTTCTAGGATCATTGTGTTGAATAGTGAATAGTCAACGTTcagaaatacacatttttaaaggtcTGCTAGTCCTACCAACAAAACATAAACCACACAGGCATCGCAACATTTAGATTATGCTAACCGTCTCTAATGAAATCTATTTGcttacaaatacaataaaaaaacaagcttattagaaTGTATGCTAAAATATAATCGATTTCTGTGATGAAAGCCGAGTTTTCAGCTTCATTAATGTCACACAgctcttcagaaatcattataattgGCCGATTTAATGCACAAgatatgttattaataatattttagacaTATTGGTTGCCTAATATTTCAGATGAAACCATCATGTTTATTAGGACTCTGATAGAAGTTCAACAGAACAGCGTTTATTTGAAATGGAAATCGTTTGAGAGATTATAAATGTCTTCTTGACAGTTTTTCTGCATGCtttctgaaaaaaacaaactattttacaAAACTTTTGACTAGTGTctcttgttatttttttatatctttgtTACATAGCATATTATTGCACAATCTTTACCCAGCAATTTTCTTGACACCATCATAAAAAGTCAAATGACTAAAAATGATAGAATAGCAATGAATCAACTGTGAAGTATataaaatcatgtttacatttggtATTAACATGCATTTTAGTCAATTTAATCAGAAGTGGTCTGACACTAAATACAGGTGCAAATGCAGTCACTTAAAATCAGAGGAAGGGGTCTTGACTAAATGTGAACACCAGTGGAGAAAAGTgacataaaatgaatgaaaatggtaTTGCTTCTTGACTGAATCCCGAAAGATGTATGTTTATACCAGATAGAAACAGACACTATAGGACTTTAAGGACCTGATGATTTCTGACTGCACAGGACTCACCATGCACACGGCACACAAAGACTGAAAGTTTGAGAGAGAAAATTCTCGCTCACTGTTCACTTGTTTGATTTCCACTTCAGGAGAGGTCAAGTAGTACTGATCACACAGCATCTTGGAGCTTTCATAGGCATCTAGAGAGAGAAAAGTGCAGCAAAACTAAGCTTACAAGTCAAACAATATACAGGCTATTTCAAGTGTtcataaaataactttattagCTTTCTTTCAAAGAATGAACAGTATTACCCAGAAAAGAAACAGGGTTTGTTACCTCTGACGACCTCTACAACGTCACAGTTTGGGTCGATACTGCCAATGTGTTTGGGGTGGGCTGGATTGGTGCTGCCATCAAAGATTAAcgctaaaacaaacaaacgcactcTCTTAATCTTATTGATCAAaggattattaaaaatatatataaagttaataatattaataataaatgttttgaataaatattaaaattatcttGAAAGATCAGGTGAAACTGAAGACTGGGGTaaagatgctgaaaattcagctatTCCATCACATtccattaaattagatttttaaatatattattagagaacagttgtataaatataaaaacatttaatataaaaatataaaaatataaaaaaatatgtttatcaattgtcaaacagagcatcatgacttaaaagctttaaaagtacattattttaatataatataaaatgtttgacATTTATCATGTATATCGTACCATGCATTACATGATCATCATGTAGTCTGActaagggtttctgcaggtttcttcaagtcaaatttaagacattttagatcagtttaagaccattatgaatgaattttagacttatacagggctaaacacctAAGGATTTTTTCAATTGGCCCAGTTACTtcagtaaatagtttttgtattaatggaagatcatgtaaagaaatgtgttgatttagttttccttCCCTGCTTACAGAATTTAATAAGAAGAATTCACTGTAAACATGTCTAACAGCAGTTGTGATTTacatctctttgcaataaaaacaaatacagatttgaagtcagaattattagtccccttttaattaattaattttttttgtaaatatatccaaaattatgtttaacagagcaaggaaattttcacagtttgtctgataatattttttcttctagagtaagtcttatttcttttatctcgtctagaataaaatcagtaaaaaaaaaaaaatttttttatgtgtatatatatatatatatatatatatatatatatatatatatatatatatatatatatatatatatatatataaaggtcaaaactattagcccctttaagatatttgtttttcgactgtctacagaacaaactatcatgatacaataacttgcctaattaccctaacttgcctagttaacctaattaacctagttaggcctttaaatatcacttttagctgtatagaagaatcttgaaaaatatctagtcaaatattatttactgtcatgatgacaaagataaactaaatcagttattagaaatgtgttattaaaactattatgtttagaaatgtgttgaaaaactctgCTCTCCGTTAGTCAGAAATTAaggaaacaaataaacaggggcgaataatttaggcgggctaataattctggcttcaactgtatatatataagtttTGAGATGGATTATTTACTTAAACATAGGAAAACTTAAAGacctgtttaacataatttagggcatacaacaaaatatttaagtgaatttaagattttttaaggcctaaaatatgttttttgaaatttaagactttttaagacttgGGAGACTTTTACAGAGCAAAAGGCTAAGGGTTTTTTGTAATGGCAAGTggaatatttttttacttaaaatgcattaaaatgtaaaattcagttatttcttttcaccacatattttaaataatttgtcaaaCACATAGAGAGCTTTTAAACAGGTGTTAATGTAAGGATGTAAAGAAGTTAATTGTTATATGGCcatttattataacattattaatataacattaatatgCCATTGTTATATGGAGTTAATTAATTTTACTTTCGTttaacttttttcctttttttttttggttgtagcgattgggtagctttacaagGACACAGGAAAATTAAGAGCTGTTTGAAAGTATTTAAGgcatacaacacaatatttcagtggatttaagactttataaggtctaaattttattttttgaaatctaagactttttaagactctgATTATTTCAGCTCAGACAGAACGTTCTCTGTCTAAGGCTTTAGTGTGTGTCCTGAACACTCACTGTGCTGATTCATCAACATGCGTGTGGAGATTCGGCTCATGTAGAAGCGGTCCAGAAAATACTGGACGTTCTGATTGGTCACTGGATCCACGCCAAAGGCCTCCTTGTACTCCAGCACCCCCTGTGCCATGGTGGGGACCACATTATTATGCCTGTTCCTGACATTGATCAGTGTTTCTGTGAATCTGAGACACATCATCTGGTTAAAAATACTACTAGAGGTCATTTAAAACAGACTACAgccaagttttatttattaaccatctttatttatttgctagtactataaactcaccggccattttattaggtacacctgcttgttaatgcaaatttttaatcagctaaTTACATGGctgaaactcaatgcatttaggcatgtagacatggttgtTTTGCCAGagtggctggtctgagtattccaGAAACTGCTGCTCTGCTgaaattttcatgcacaaccatctgtagggtttacagagtggtcagaaaaagggaaaatatccaaTATATTTGGCGTAAACAACATGAACGCTTGGTtctatcctgtcttgtatcatcaacggttcaggctggtgatggtggtggaatggtgtgggggatattttcttgggatTTTTCACTTTGGGCCCCTTactaccaactgagcatcgtgtcaacaccataGCCTACCTGAGTAATGTTGCTGACTATGTCTATCCCTATAGTATACGACCACAgtatactcatcttctgatggctacttccaacaggataactcgccatgtcataaagcacgaatcatctcagactggtttcttgaacatgacaatgagttcactgtactcaaatggcctccacagtcaccagatcccaacCCAATAGAGCAtccttgggatgtggtggaacggg containing:
- the pdk4 gene encoding pyruvate dehydrogenase kinase, isozyme 4; the protein is MKFAQIMLKNSSKLNIPKQVDRFSKFSPSPLSMKQFIDFGSANACEKTSFMFLRQELPVRLANIMKEIDFLPDKLLGTPSLKLLQSWYAQSLMELVDFLEKDPDDKKILTKFTETLINVRNRHNNVVPTMAQGVLEYKEAFGVDPVTNQNVQYFLDRFYMSRISTRMLMNQHTLIFDGSTNPAHPKHIGSIDPNCDVVEVVRDAYESSKMLCDQYYLTSPEVEIKQVNIKGPSDPIHIVYVPSHLYHMLFELFKNAMRATVETHETSLHLPPIKVRVSLGTEDLTIKMSDRGSGVPLRKIERLFSYMYSTAPSPVAEDTRNAPLAGFGYGLPISRLYAKYFQGDLQLYSMEGYGTSAVIYLKALSTESIERLPVFNKSALRHYQTSTEADDWCIPSSEPKKLGKYEFSV